From a single Bacillus pumilus genomic region:
- a CDS encoding YbaB/EbfC family nucleoid-associated protein — translation MRGGMGNMQKMMKQMQKMQKDMAKAQEELAEKVLEGTAGGGMVTVKVNGQKEVVDVAINEEVVDPEDIDMLQDLVLAATNDALKKVDELTNETMGQFTKGMNMPGLF, via the coding sequence ATGCGCGGTGGAATGGGAAATATGCAAAAAATGATGAAACAAATGCAAAAAATGCAAAAGGATATGGCTAAGGCTCAAGAAGAGCTTGCGGAAAAAGTCCTTGAAGGTACAGCAGGTGGCGGTATGGTCACTGTAAAAGTAAACGGACAAAAAGAAGTTGTTGATGTAGCTATTAATGAAGAAGTTGTTGATCCAGAAGATATCGATATGCTTCAAGATCTCGTACTTGCAGCCACAAACGATGCATTGAAAAAAGTTGATGAGCTAACGAATGAAACAATGGGTCAATTCACAAAAGGAATGAACATGCCAGGTTTATTCTAG
- the recR gene encoding recombination protein RecR — translation MQYPEPISKLIDSFMKLPGIGPKTAVRLAFFVLSMQEDVVLDFAKALVNAKRNLTYCSVCGHITDQDPCYICEDTRRDQSVICVVQDPKDVIAMEKMKEYNGLYHVLHGAISPMDGIGPEDIKIPDLLKRLQDDQVTEVILATNPNIEGEATAMYISRLLKPSGIKLSRIAHGLPVGGDLEYADEVTLSKALEGRREM, via the coding sequence ATGCAATATCCTGAACCAATATCAAAGCTGATTGACAGCTTTATGAAATTGCCAGGAATCGGACCGAAAACTGCGGTCCGTCTGGCTTTTTTTGTTCTTAGTATGCAGGAAGATGTCGTACTAGATTTCGCGAAGGCGCTTGTCAATGCAAAGCGTAATTTAACTTATTGTTCGGTATGCGGCCATATCACAGATCAGGATCCTTGCTATATTTGTGAAGATACAAGAAGAGATCAATCGGTTATCTGTGTAGTGCAAGACCCGAAAGATGTGATCGCAATGGAAAAGATGAAAGAATACAACGGCTTATATCATGTGCTTCATGGTGCCATTTCGCCGATGGACGGAATTGGACCAGAGGACATTAAAATTCCTGACCTGTTAAAAAGATTGCAAGACGATCAAGTAACAGAGGTCATCCTTGCAACCAATCCAAACATTGAAGGAGAAGCTACAGCCATGTATATCTCTAGATTGTTGAAACCATCAGGAATTAAACTTTCTCGTATTGCTCACGGACTTCCAGTAGGTGGAGACTTAGAGTATGCGGATGAAGTCACACTGTCTAAAGCTTTAGAAGGCAGACGTGAGATGTAG
- a CDS encoding YaaL family protein: MGFLRRKSIRKEFDEKLIQQLFKQKEEWNRQKKLVANSVEPSPDILFELKLAQAKYFFYLREAKKRNLRLNNWR, translated from the coding sequence ATGGGTTTTCTTCGCAGAAAATCAATTCGAAAAGAATTCGATGAGAAATTAATTCAACAGCTTTTTAAGCAAAAGGAAGAATGGAACAGACAAAAAAAGCTTGTCGCAAATAGCGTTGAGCCTTCACCGGACATTCTATTCGAATTAAAGCTTGCTCAAGCAAAGTACTTTTTCTATCTGAGAGAAGCGAAAAAGAGGAATTTACGTTTAAACAACTGGAGATAG
- a CDS encoding pro-sigmaK processing inhibitor BofA family protein, with product MEPVIVIGSILLAVLLLFMSGVQANPFKWLGLIGVKFVAGALFLFCLNLFGESLGLHVSINPVTSGISGLLGIPGVAALVVIEKFII from the coding sequence ATGGAACCTGTTATTGTGATCGGTTCAATTTTGCTAGCTGTACTATTGTTGTTTATGTCAGGTGTTCAAGCGAACCCATTCAAATGGTTAGGGCTGATCGGAGTGAAGTTTGTAGCAGGCGCTCTTTTTTTATTTTGCCTCAATCTATTTGGCGAGAGTCTAGGATTACATGTCTCTATTAACCCTGTAACAAGCGGAATTAGTGGTTTATTAGGTATCCCAGGCGTAGCGGCTTTAGTCGTGATTGAAAAGTTTATTATTTAA
- a CDS encoding sigma factor G inhibitor Gin has translation MSKKEREATCLICEEKKTKGIYLYHQFLCRDCERKLISTSTSDPSYADYVRKLKNLHTPPLYS, from the coding sequence ATGAGCAAAAAAGAGCGAGAAGCGACTTGTTTGATTTGTGAAGAGAAAAAGACAAAAGGAATTTATTTATATCATCAGTTTTTGTGCAGAGACTGTGAGCGAAAGTTAATTTCTACATCGACCTCGGATCCTAGCTATGCCGATTATGTGAGAAAACTTAAAAATCTTCATACACCGCCTTTGTATTCTTAG